One genomic window of Prosthecobacter algae includes the following:
- a CDS encoding RHS repeat-associated core domain-containing protein, translating to MNESRYCTDVLPQLRRWSRHAWLMHGILIASLILGPQPFSQAVPVQSYDVLDYLGNFVETRQYEDWNNNQVHDSEENSWVYDTQDSDGDGLLNAREILWQTDPFNPDSDYDGISDGNEMDLLGGPVAGFSPTNWDSDADGYSDHDELHNFYGVHYPTLGLGISYFDWDGDGTKNHEDSHPQDSALSRDYNNDGVDDAPTNDWDGDGYVNSNDSDPYDPTQWNDWNDNGINDDPNGDDDQDGTINLNDSHPDNSLLWNDWNNNGLNDDPNGDDDSDGTLNQNDSHPDDAARWYDWDNNGFNDDPYGDDDQDGTVNQYDSHPNASWLWSDWDNSGYNDDSEPPPDGDGDGYADNADSDPANNALWADFNPRNGINDGSETGLTDVDGDLHLDQHDSDPQNSLLWNDRSPRNGINDEEDTDVDSDGDGYPDHADSDPSDINLWEDVTPRNGINDTLETGLTDVDNDTYLDQDDSHPLNDLLWNDRSPRNGINDDPNGNDDNDQRINQDDSHPDNPLLWNDFLPPGGNGYNDEDESLLDSDNDNHPNGADSHPYDGNLWNDNNGNGINDHEEPPVTPPTNSDTDSYPDNNDSHPYDGNLWNDYLPLPNGNGINDDPYANDDGDPRINMNDSHISDPLLWNDFNPSPNGNGINDQFEDDETDGDWDGYNNVDDSHREDPLLFTDWDSDGLNANVETAIGSDPDVADTDNDGLSDGDEHLLHHTQTTHVDSDGDGLTDFEELRIAPHSNPLDKWSRSKLLGLSTYLTDFQLSGAEVDTDGDDIPDPVELAYGLDPEDPSDAGGDLDADQVTNLQEYQAGTSLWGNNDVYDADDDGMTDLEEDLSNLWYPGRFDRNQHADATEDADGDGLFNYEEFDLGLNPMDADSSTPSLDSHNGPGVSADMAYVIANAHPNWTMPVADGDADGDGMADVWEHFYRARGGLPGLNLRDASDWDDDIDDDGLINRFEVLSFRHPLIKDYVPPPVTPGNYNPGTGVTSPYIQPTVTPLNHGSGGDFEVNHIVSVPAGGDAGGGPRIEVQNSTTYSDGEYEESGWRGYEEGGVMAKGRYLIVTEGCVPDSSDAPNMIGQTCACGTHSTPNRFRAELTQTGGGERVQIAGMETPDDISDDEFFYPGGENIWSWVDNEGVECDPEDAPSDGPFTGPSYVGKAEVCMKLTQSSSQKITRRVKVTRQYVGSDPSISYEMMEIASGELNSNVVSAYASGDNNGEESSVTLELTDDSTDDGSPMRISASDGAGPRYRKVGLNGVPMPDAKPQVQNENGELNEETYIDSFLAQLRHSVSDVYVTDDSSLLPLQVRRDVASDSWSDRSGLRPWERPFQPFGPGWGTNVCSYVQFNITKGGDVSANVVDETGSHQNYDHLEAPGLNGLKKWFHSRQEYYDVKGAQSYFQAGVVPADPELITFHTVKLTKKFGTQCFYEVISGNTLKQKFSDDRVYGSGGVQYQRYARLTRVKDRWGNELHYEYPDIASLVPCLIKDPQRPGHQISIRQENGRIVEVRAPNGDSTSYNYASLSVPYRVQNAGTQHRTVKVLSSVVRGGNTVAYEQTLSDTKETDDDGRFAKHYHLELTQITDERGHAYNFSHMQNTTIFYSGSQGRKMQYGLPMKLTAVQSPIIGTVNISNTRVIDPELLNDYNYQQAARPVTTIFTYGTGSTARAYTYRFTEPMGTTVKGVVAKENPGNKAVTYSFQKMEIESPDGGKESYRFNPGANMSLQEVTDRNGNKTAFFYADRVQYSNVMAPDMGRVYDDPTLEVNSLGQTKTFTYDAATRILKSVTDSRKVKTEYVIDQPNVSGGAFGRRLKEKVGGMAGGKEETLTYGHGTFAGFVTRRTLAPNGTDPNRPAIGVCPPLVTDYSLGTDVQVAGWWRRVTETRMVDGQAHTTLTVSDLNGNKRSVTDGRGFTTCFSYDGSNRLTGVQFPDGSSKSMDYDAHGNLIKEADETGRTAFHVYDALNRRITSTVDLNGNGLADSRAAGDLVEETTYNDMNLPVTQTNARGIVTRFKYDAIGRPEQVTVNDGAANAADRQVTLSEYQVPGLNNGKEVGSSVFDISGFKPVRLTDPAGRVATFKYDKLYRVTEQSGTDAGTVTTTYDVKDASANPASVSHRVIATRKTLFTYDAQGRAIKTQHPDGTFVQAFYTHHGQPWKVINEQGKETLTRFDTAGRVREVESPAVGGVSAITRTGYDLAGNAEWVKDALGRVTSTAYDRRNRPTFVTLPEVVDAGDAEQVVRHPVVETRYDAAGRVTVTVDPLGYETKKFYDPAGRVTSAEDALGNVTSMTYDEGGNVLTTTNAKDQVVTNVYDAFNRLVRTTDHSNIVNEFEYDKAGNRIQVKDGRDKVSTFTYDGQNRVKTQVFQGSLTATGTATQDVWTYTYNAAVKLSETDPAMNTTTYTYDDRDRLETVSTPALGSVAANTRTFNYDTCGRMLSVVESSSPAAGVVYTYDELGRQTSETARGVTHTYQYDKIGNRVQANYGDGRRTVTAYDALNRPLTISEGPASTFEADKKVTGYAYDLAGRALQLNVGNGQVTRNTYDALGRLTTRVLHQAAPFTEANRQARFNWLHDEIGNVKQQTEQWFGAEARTRVTMLWYDETNRLLEEQISETGAQTVTTVYGYDAGNNRDSKQVSVSGSGTLGTEVGHWTYLYNHANQLVTTERRLTPGGAITGTVNYLYDARGNRVRRELGVDQTATASIQGISYQAAMPGESGNALGVRLLNGAAGRPAAGVSVTGSDVSVTLAMDQGLRAAVTSQGITYTAAEVGDAGNDLKVRLEKASAGGDLSASVQGNDVVVKLETDAGSPHSLVNQGITYTDNKAPGDGPATGIALQASEPDQEASVLVVDGDIAVKLATNSGDKASATLQGLTYQAVTAGSGGNDLQVRYQLANENEALGATMVGNQLTLRLEQTGAEAAVLEQTGLTYTASNLGTAGNAITVTHTLGGEGEPLLLSATGNGVTVRLARDGGHAKADWAGVTFKAVPPGTDGNAISVAIQEGQSFGESLAARVEGQTIIVTLPTAADEFSSPPACTVAEVVSEIQSVASSLVTVSGAVSSSETVTTSTSVQLADGGLYAPVTTAGEVAAAASGLLPLVQLSASDPDQLMSVGSWQLAGGEAGVVETTTADVASLLSGGAANGYLTVTGSGDAMVLAQPEGVTLSGGGSNCQSTSTVGEVVTLLNATPAVTALMTVTGSGAAVMTSADFQYLSGGTARASVSAVDEVVALLEATPSVAALITVTGSGTSVVSSDGAQTLSGGREALSLSTVSEVVTLLSSTPTVTTLMTVTGSGNTVLLPTLEVLRLSGGGIEYTGTGITTYTWDVPGRLASVTMSTGQVHSYDYDYRTRRIGTHQSAQGEQAAKHTAILFSGGLSLAEYESTTVQTTLSSPGGSTVRYVRGPDMGGGVGGLLYSTRGGVPKYNLSNGRGDIVAQSDASAALTWTASYEAYGKRTKETGNNADKQRANSKDEDPTGLLNEGFRYRDIETGSWLSRDPAGFVDGPNLYAYVKQNPWTAWDPDGLHSWADPRGLPGCSPQLRVALDNVDRERGARLANDVQAVGQWVNEHPRTMGGVQAVGGGIQVAAGALGLLAPEPTGLTKWVGPIAIAHGADDLQAGIRQMISGKQQDNITTQATEGIVKAAGGSDGTATVAGIIVNLGAGFIAPTASAQSIGRQVAEIVEESSGIVGFKGIVQDGNLVGRAVPIDAFTSHAELAKQAKLIKTPPAAGTAGELKDGAEAFTAIADPKAPGGFAVTGSMNFNTQVSDTGAEAVRKALNQSSGGTE from the coding sequence ATGAACGAATCAAGATACTGTACGGATGTCCTTCCTCAGTTGCGTCGCTGGAGCCGTCACGCCTGGTTAATGCATGGCATCCTGATTGCCTCATTGATCCTCGGGCCTCAGCCGTTTAGTCAGGCCGTGCCAGTACAGAGTTACGATGTTTTGGATTACCTCGGGAATTTTGTTGAAACCCGTCAATACGAGGATTGGAACAACAACCAGGTCCATGACTCCGAGGAAAATTCCTGGGTTTATGATACTCAGGACAGTGATGGCGATGGGTTGCTGAATGCACGAGAGATTTTGTGGCAGACAGACCCGTTTAATCCAGACAGTGACTATGATGGGATTTCGGATGGCAATGAGATGGATCTGCTGGGCGGCCCCGTGGCAGGTTTTAGTCCGACCAATTGGGACAGCGATGCCGATGGCTACAGCGACCACGATGAGCTGCATAATTTTTACGGGGTCCATTATCCCACGCTCGGCTTGGGAATCAGCTACTTTGACTGGGATGGAGACGGGACGAAAAATCACGAGGATTCCCACCCTCAAGACAGCGCCCTTAGCCGGGATTACAACAATGATGGCGTTGACGACGCTCCTACCAATGACTGGGATGGCGATGGATATGTGAATTCCAACGACTCAGATCCGTATGATCCGACCCAATGGAATGACTGGAATGACAACGGGATCAATGACGATCCAAACGGGGATGACGATCAGGATGGCACGATCAATCTAAATGACTCGCACCCTGACAATTCCCTGCTGTGGAATGACTGGAACAACAACGGGCTCAACGATGATCCCAATGGCGATGACGATAGTGACGGCACACTGAATCAGAACGACTCGCATCCGGATGACGCCGCACGTTGGTATGACTGGGATAACAACGGATTCAACGACGATCCCTACGGAGATGATGACCAAGATGGAACCGTCAATCAATACGACTCACATCCCAACGCTTCTTGGTTGTGGAGCGACTGGGACAACAGTGGCTACAACGACGACAGTGAACCTCCTCCAGACGGAGATGGTGACGGATATGCAGACAATGCGGACTCCGATCCCGCGAACAATGCCTTGTGGGCAGATTTTAATCCGCGCAACGGCATCAATGACGGGTCTGAAACGGGTCTGACAGATGTCGATGGCGACTTGCATCTTGACCAGCATGATTCAGATCCTCAGAACAGTTTGCTGTGGAATGACCGGAGCCCGCGCAATGGCATCAATGATGAGGAGGACACTGACGTGGACAGTGACGGTGACGGCTACCCTGACCATGCAGATTCGGATCCCAGCGACATCAACTTGTGGGAGGATGTAACTCCGCGCAACGGCATCAATGACACACTTGAAACGGGTCTGACAGACGTTGATAACGATACCTATCTTGATCAGGATGACTCTCATCCCCTGAACGATTTGCTGTGGAACGACCGGAGTCCGCGCAATGGCATCAACGATGATCCAAATGGAAATGATGATAATGACCAGCGGATTAACCAGGACGATTCACACCCTGACAATCCGTTGCTGTGGAATGATTTCCTTCCACCCGGCGGCAATGGCTACAATGATGAGGATGAATCGCTTTTGGATAGCGACAATGACAACCATCCTAACGGTGCTGATTCACACCCTTATGATGGAAATTTGTGGAATGACAATAACGGCAACGGCATCAATGATCATGAAGAGCCGCCTGTCACGCCGCCGACTAACAGTGATACTGACAGCTACCCAGATAACAACGATTCGCATCCTTACGATGGAAATCTGTGGAATGATTATCTTCCATTGCCCAATGGTAATGGGATCAATGACGACCCTTATGCCAATGACGATGGGGACCCCCGGATCAACATGAATGATTCGCATATCAGCGATCCTTTGCTGTGGAATGATTTTAACCCCTCGCCCAACGGCAACGGCATCAATGACCAGTTCGAAGACGATGAGACAGACGGTGACTGGGACGGTTATAACAACGTGGACGACAGCCATCGTGAAGATCCCCTGCTTTTCACCGACTGGGATTCTGACGGGCTCAATGCCAATGTGGAGACCGCCATTGGTTCGGATCCTGATGTGGCGGACACCGACAATGACGGGCTTTCAGATGGGGACGAGCATTTGTTACATCACACCCAGACGACTCATGTGGACTCCGACGGGGACGGCCTGACTGACTTCGAAGAACTTCGAATTGCTCCGCATAGCAATCCTCTGGACAAGTGGTCGCGCAGTAAATTACTGGGACTGAGCACTTACCTAACGGATTTTCAGCTCTCCGGTGCTGAAGTGGACACCGATGGAGACGATATCCCCGATCCTGTCGAACTGGCCTATGGGCTCGATCCAGAGGATCCCTCTGACGCTGGGGGAGATTTGGATGCCGATCAGGTCACCAACCTTCAGGAGTACCAGGCAGGCACCAGTCTGTGGGGTAACAATGACGTTTATGATGCCGATGACGACGGCATGACGGATCTGGAGGAAGATCTGAGCAATCTTTGGTACCCAGGCCGGTTTGACCGTAACCAGCATGCCGACGCGACGGAAGATGCGGACGGTGACGGGCTTTTTAACTACGAGGAGTTTGATCTGGGGCTGAACCCGATGGACGCAGATTCCAGCACACCCAGCCTGGACAGTCACAACGGGCCGGGTGTTTCAGCGGACATGGCCTATGTCATCGCGAATGCACACCCAAACTGGACCATGCCCGTGGCGGATGGAGATGCCGATGGTGACGGGATGGCGGATGTGTGGGAGCATTTTTACCGTGCCCGAGGGGGACTTCCAGGTTTGAACCTCCGGGACGCATCAGACTGGGATGATGACATTGATGATGATGGATTGATCAACCGTTTTGAAGTGCTGAGCTTCAGGCATCCGTTGATCAAGGACTATGTGCCGCCACCGGTTACCCCTGGAAACTACAATCCCGGCACGGGCGTGACGAGTCCCTACATCCAGCCAACGGTTACGCCCTTGAACCACGGATCGGGAGGCGACTTCGAGGTCAATCACATCGTGTCCGTTCCGGCTGGCGGAGATGCTGGGGGCGGGCCGCGCATTGAGGTGCAGAATTCAACCACCTACAGTGACGGAGAATACGAAGAAAGTGGATGGAGAGGTTACGAGGAGGGGGGCGTGATGGCGAAGGGGAGGTACTTGATTGTCACTGAAGGTTGTGTGCCTGACAGTTCCGATGCTCCAAACATGATTGGGCAGACATGTGCATGCGGCACGCACTCGACACCCAACCGTTTCCGGGCAGAACTCACACAAACGGGGGGGGGAGAACGGGTGCAAATTGCCGGCATGGAAACTCCCGATGATATCTCAGATGATGAATTTTTTTATCCGGGAGGAGAAAATATCTGGAGCTGGGTGGATAATGAGGGGGTTGAATGCGATCCCGAGGATGCTCCTTCTGACGGCCCTTTTACAGGCCCCTCTTATGTCGGGAAGGCCGAGGTATGCATGAAGCTGACCCAGTCTTCCTCACAGAAGATTACCCGCAGGGTAAAGGTTACTCGTCAATATGTGGGTTCTGATCCTAGTATTTCATATGAAATGATGGAAATTGCTTCAGGTGAGCTGAACTCTAACGTCGTCTCGGCGTATGCTTCTGGCGATAACAATGGCGAGGAGTCTTCTGTCACTCTGGAACTTACTGACGACAGCACGGATGACGGCAGCCCTATGCGGATCAGCGCCTCAGACGGGGCGGGACCACGTTACCGGAAAGTGGGGCTCAATGGGGTCCCGATGCCGGATGCGAAGCCGCAGGTCCAGAATGAAAATGGAGAGCTGAACGAGGAAACCTACATTGACAGTTTCCTTGCCCAGCTCAGGCACTCCGTCAGTGATGTGTATGTGACAGATGACAGCAGCCTGCTGCCGCTGCAAGTCCGCCGGGATGTGGCTTCGGACTCGTGGTCGGACCGCTCCGGCCTGCGGCCCTGGGAGCGTCCTTTCCAGCCCTTCGGTCCTGGCTGGGGAACGAACGTCTGCAGCTACGTGCAATTCAACATCACCAAAGGCGGCGACGTTAGCGCGAACGTGGTGGATGAAACTGGAAGCCACCAAAACTATGACCACCTTGAGGCTCCCGGATTGAACGGCCTGAAAAAATGGTTTCATTCTCGTCAGGAGTACTATGACGTCAAAGGTGCCCAGAGCTATTTCCAGGCGGGGGTTGTTCCAGCCGATCCGGAACTGATCACCTTTCACACGGTCAAGCTGACCAAAAAATTTGGCACCCAATGCTTTTATGAAGTGATTTCAGGGAACACTCTCAAGCAGAAGTTCTCAGACGACCGCGTCTATGGCAGCGGGGGCGTTCAATACCAGAGATATGCCCGCCTGACTCGCGTGAAGGACCGCTGGGGGAATGAATTGCATTATGAGTACCCAGATATAGCCAGCCTCGTCCCCTGCCTGATCAAGGATCCTCAACGGCCAGGACATCAGATTTCCATCCGGCAGGAAAATGGCCGCATCGTGGAAGTGCGTGCACCCAATGGCGACAGCACCAGCTACAATTACGCCTCGCTGTCGGTTCCTTACCGGGTGCAAAATGCGGGCACCCAACACAGAACGGTGAAGGTGCTCAGCTCGGTGGTGCGCGGGGGCAATACGGTAGCTTATGAGCAGACGCTGTCGGATACGAAGGAAACGGACGATGATGGCAGATTTGCCAAGCATTATCATTTGGAGCTCACCCAGATCACAGATGAGCGGGGGCATGCATACAACTTCAGCCATATGCAAAACACCACCATCTTCTACTCCGGCAGCCAGGGACGGAAGATGCAATACGGCCTGCCAATGAAGCTGACGGCGGTGCAATCGCCCATCATTGGCACCGTCAACATCAGCAACACCCGTGTCATAGATCCGGAACTGCTCAATGACTATAATTACCAGCAGGCGGCCCGGCCTGTGACCACCATCTTTACCTATGGAACGGGATCTACCGCCCGTGCCTACACCTATCGCTTTACCGAGCCGATGGGCACCACCGTGAAAGGCGTTGTGGCCAAGGAAAACCCTGGCAATAAGGCGGTGACCTACTCCTTCCAAAAGATGGAAATCGAATCTCCAGATGGCGGCAAGGAGAGCTATCGTTTCAATCCAGGTGCCAACATGTCGCTACAGGAAGTCACGGACCGCAATGGAAACAAGACCGCCTTCTTCTACGCGGACCGGGTGCAATATTCCAACGTCATGGCACCTGACATGGGCCGGGTTTACGATGATCCCACCCTGGAGGTCAACTCGCTGGGACAGACAAAGACCTTCACTTATGATGCGGCGACGCGCATCCTGAAATCGGTCACGGACTCGCGCAAAGTCAAAACGGAGTATGTCATCGACCAGCCAAACGTTTCAGGTGGAGCCTTTGGGCGGCGTCTGAAGGAAAAGGTGGGCGGCATGGCGGGGGGCAAGGAAGAGACCCTCACCTATGGGCATGGCACCTTTGCGGGTTTTGTGACCCGCCGCACTTTGGCTCCGAACGGGACAGACCCGAACCGCCCGGCCATCGGTGTCTGCCCGCCTTTGGTGACGGACTACAGCCTGGGCACGGATGTGCAGGTAGCAGGCTGGTGGAGAAGGGTGACGGAAACGAGGATGGTGGATGGCCAGGCCCACACCACTTTGACGGTCAGCGATCTCAATGGCAACAAACGCTCCGTCACGGACGGACGCGGATTCACCACCTGCTTCAGCTACGATGGCAGCAACCGCCTGACGGGGGTGCAGTTCCCGGACGGCAGCAGCAAGAGCATGGACTATGATGCACATGGCAACCTCATCAAAGAGGCGGATGAGACCGGCCGCACGGCCTTCCATGTTTATGATGCGCTGAACCGGCGCATCACCAGCACCGTGGATCTGAATGGGAACGGCCTGGCCGACTCCCGTGCTGCCGGAGATCTGGTGGAGGAAACCACCTACAATGACATGAATCTGCCTGTGACCCAGACGAACGCACGCGGCATCGTCACACGGTTTAAATATGATGCCATCGGCAGGCCGGAGCAGGTCACGGTCAATGATGGAGCGGCCAATGCGGCCGACCGTCAGGTGACCCTGTCTGAATACCAAGTGCCCGGTCTCAACAACGGCAAAGAGGTGGGGAGCAGTGTCTTTGACATCAGCGGCTTCAAACCTGTGCGCCTGACGGATCCCGCAGGCCGTGTGGCGACCTTCAAGTATGACAAACTGTACCGCGTCACCGAACAAAGCGGCACAGATGCGGGCACGGTGACGACCACCTATGATGTGAAGGATGCCTCGGCCAATCCTGCCTCCGTCAGCCACCGGGTGATTGCCACACGTAAAACCTTATTCACCTATGATGCGCAGGGCCGGGCCATCAAGACGCAGCACCCAGACGGCACCTTCGTCCAGGCCTTCTACACCCACCATGGCCAGCCCTGGAAGGTGATCAATGAGCAGGGTAAGGAGACGCTGACCCGCTTTGATACCGCAGGGCGCGTCAGGGAGGTGGAGTCACCTGCAGTTGGAGGTGTGTCAGCCATCACCAGGACGGGTTATGACTTGGCCGGGAATGCCGAATGGGTGAAGGATGCCCTTGGCCGCGTCACCAGCACCGCCTATGACCGGCGCAACCGCCCGACGTTTGTGACGTTGCCGGAGGTGGTGGATGCTGGCGATGCCGAACAGGTGGTGAGACACCCGGTGGTTGAGACTCGTTATGATGCTGCCGGGCGTGTGACCGTGACGGTGGATCCGCTGGGATATGAAACGAAGAAGTTTTATGATCCTGCGGGGCGTGTCACTTCCGCCGAGGATGCGCTGGGCAACGTCACCTCCATGACCTATGATGAGGGCGGCAATGTGCTGACCACCACCAATGCCAAGGATCAGGTGGTGACCAACGTTTACGATGCCTTTAACCGGCTGGTTCGCACCACGGATCACAGCAACATCGTCAATGAGTTTGAATACGACAAGGCAGGGAACCGCATCCAGGTCAAAGATGGACGGGACAAGGTGAGCACCTTCACCTATGACGGCCAGAACCGGGTGAAGACCCAGGTGTTTCAGGGATCCCTGACCGCCACAGGGACTGCTACGCAGGACGTCTGGACATACACTTACAATGCCGCCGTCAAGCTCAGCGAGACGGACCCGGCCATGAACACCACCACCTATACCTATGACGACCGTGACCGCCTGGAAACGGTGTCCACCCCTGCCTTGGGATCGGTGGCGGCCAACACCCGCACCTTTAACTACGATACCTGCGGCCGCATGCTCAGCGTGGTGGAAAGCAGCAGTCCCGCCGCAGGCGTGGTTTACACCTATGATGAACTGGGACGGCAGACCAGTGAAACCGCACGCGGGGTCACCCACACTTACCAGTATGACAAGATCGGCAACCGCGTGCAGGCGAACTATGGCGACGGCAGGCGCACTGTCACGGCTTACGATGCGCTGAACCGCCCCCTCACGATCAGCGAAGGCCCCGCGTCCACGTTTGAAGCCGACAAAAAGGTGACAGGCTATGCCTATGACCTAGCAGGCCGCGCTCTCCAGCTCAATGTGGGCAACGGGCAGGTGACACGCAATACTTACGATGCGCTGGGTCGCCTGACCACGCGCGTCCTGCATCAGGCCGCCCCCTTCACGGAGGCGAACCGGCAGGCCCGCTTTAACTGGCTGCATGACGAAATCGGCAATGTCAAGCAGCAGACTGAGCAATGGTTTGGCGCGGAGGCGCGGACACGTGTCACCATGCTGTGGTATGATGAAACGAACCGTTTGTTAGAAGAGCAGATCAGCGAAACCGGGGCGCAGACCGTGACCACTGTATATGGGTACGATGCGGGGAACAACCGCGACAGCAAGCAGGTCAGCGTATCGGGCAGTGGCACCCTGGGAACTGAGGTGGGCCACTGGACCTACCTTTACAATCATGCGAATCAGCTCGTCACCACCGAGAGGAGGCTGACTCCAGGCGGGGCTATCACGGGCACAGTGAATTACCTCTACGATGCACGGGGCAACCGCGTGCGCCGGGAACTGGGCGTGGACCAGACGGCGACTGCCAGCATTCAGGGCATCAGTTACCAAGCGGCCATGCCGGGGGAATCTGGCAATGCGCTAGGTGTTCGTTTGCTGAATGGTGCAGCAGGCAGGCCTGCGGCGGGTGTGTCGGTGACGGGGAGCGATGTCAGCGTCACCCTGGCGATGGACCAGGGACTCCGGGCGGCTGTGACAAGCCAGGGCATCACCTACACCGCTGCCGAGGTGGGAGATGCTGGCAATGATCTCAAGGTGAGACTGGAAAAAGCCAGCGCGGGAGGGGATCTTTCGGCTTCAGTCCAAGGCAATGATGTGGTGGTGAAGCTGGAGACGGATGCAGGCAGCCCTCACAGCCTTGTGAACCAGGGCATCACCTACACCGATAACAAAGCCCCCGGAGATGGCCCCGCCACGGGCATTGCCCTGCAGGCCAGTGAGCCGGACCAGGAAGCCTCCGTCTTGGTGGTGGATGGTGACATTGCCGTGAAGCTGGCGACCAACAGCGGGGACAAAGCCTCCGCGACCCTGCAGGGACTGACGTATCAGGCCGTGACGGCGGGCAGCGGGGGGAATGATCTCCAGGTGCGTTACCAGCTCGCCAATGAGAACGAGGCGCTGGGGGCCACGATGGTGGGCAATCAGCTCACGCTGCGGCTTGAGCAGACCGGTGCCGAAGCGGCGGTCCTGGAACAGACGGGACTGACCTATACGGCCTCCAATCTGGGTACGGCTGGCAATGCCATCACGGTGACTCACACGCTGGGCGGAGAAGGTGAGCCGCTGCTGCTTTCGGCCACGGGCAATGGGGTGACGGTGCGCCTCGCCCGCGATGGCGGCCATGCCAAGGCGGACTGGGCTGGCGTGACCTTTAAGGCGGTGCCACCTGGGACGGATGGGAATGCCATCTCGGTGGCGATTCAGGAAGGCCAGTCGTTTGGGGAGTCTCTTGCGGCCCGAGTGGAGGGCCAGACAATCATCGTCACGCTGCCCACGGCGGCGGATGAATTTTCCTCGCCACCTGCGTGCACCGTAGCGGAAGTCGTCTCCGAAATTCAGTCGGTGGCGTCTTCCTTGGTGACGGTGTCGGGTGCTGTCTCTAGCAGCGAGACGGTGACGACGAGCACCTCCGTGCAGCTGGCCGATGGCGGACTCTATGCTCCGGTGACGACGGCAGGAGAAGTGGCAGCGGCAGCTTCGGGCCTGTTGCCTCTAGTCCAGCTCAGCGCGAGCGATCCTGACCAGTTAATGTCCGTGGGCAGCTGGCAGCTGGCCGGTGGTGAGGCTGGCGTGGTGGAGACGACCACGGCAGACGTGGCGAGTTTGCTGTCCGGCGGTGCAGCCAATGGCTACCTCACGGTGACGGGCAGCGGGGATGCCATGGTGCTGGCCCAGCCTGAAGGGGTGACACTGAGCGGTGGCGGGTCCAACTGCCAGTCCACGAGCACCGTGGGCGAGGTGGTGACCTTGCTCAATGCGACACCAGCTGTGACCGCGCTGATGACGGTGACTGGCAGCGGTGCGGCGGTGATGACGTCTGCCGACTTCCAGTACCTGTCCGGTGGCACGGCGCGTGCCTCGGTGAGCGCGGTGGATGAAGTGGTGGCCTTGCTCGAAGCCACGCCATCCGTGGCGGCCCTGATCACCGTGACTGGCAGCGGCACATCCGTTGTCAGCAGTGATGGTGCACAAACCCTGAGCGGGGGCCGCGAGGCGCTGAGCCTCAGCACGGTGAGTGAGGTGGTGACACTGCTCAGCAGTACACCTACAGTGACGACATTGATGACGGTGACAGGCAGTGGCAATACCGTCCTGCTGCCTACGTTAGAAGTGCTGAGATTGAGCGGTGGCGGCATCGAATACACCGGCACGGGCATTACGACCTATACCTGGGATGTGCCGGGTCGGCTGGCCAGCGTGACAATGTCTACAGGGCAGGTGCACAGCTATGATTACGACTACCGCACGCGGCGGATCGGCACGCATCAAAGCGCGCAGGGAGAACAGGCCGCGAAACACACAGCCATCCTGTTCAGCGGAGGTCTAAGCCTCGCCGAGTATGAAAGCACGACGGTCCAAACGACCCTGAGCAGCCCTGGAGGCAGCACGGTAAGGTATGTGCGCGGCCCGGACATGGGCGGCGGCGTGGGAGGCTTGCTGTACAGCACCCGAGGCGGAGTGCCGAAGTACAACCTGAGCAACGGCCGAGGCGACATCGTGGCGCAGAGCGACGCGAGCGCAGCCCTAACCTGGACAGCGAGCTACGAAGCCTACGGGAAACGGACGAAGGAAACGGGCAACAACGCGGACAAACAAAGAGCGAACAGCAAGGACGAAGACCCGACAGGGCTGCTGAACGAAGGCTTTCGGTATCGCGACATCGAAACGGGTTCCTGGCTGAGCCGGGACCCGGCGGGGTTCGTGGACGGCCCCAACCTTTATGCCTATGTGAAGCAGAATCCTTGGACGGCTTGGGATCCAGACGGACTTCACAGTTGGGCCGACCCTCGGGGATTGCCTGGATGCTCACCCCAGCTTCGGGTGGCTCTCGATAATG